One stretch of Daphnia pulicaria isolate SC F1-1A chromosome 8, SC_F0-13Bv2, whole genome shotgun sequence DNA includes these proteins:
- the LOC124311790 gene encoding enhancer of mRNA-decapping protein 3-like, with protein sequence MSGKYLGSYVTVDCGELFGCYQGQVSNVDTLNQTLTLKDVWKNGLKSSIDDVTLLAKDILSLAIIPSPKDDKIGNRAEVEHLESQRNKNKTSARDSPRKFDGYGSSSSQPAPPDTPNKLNKIKGRVGKDDVCFGTDVNMEKDFDFETNLALFDKKTVMGEIQSGKQQGPPLGPGARTVSNFRHDENVLETLPPTYRQIHLPSPSTKEFLTDTGLVVPSASPELRKAMQDSMEKLGISVERRSESIARAVAEVALHFVGGPHRLTPKNSHQKPVVVVLCGNHPEAAGAVCAARHLATLGVQTVVYLQTLTVSHYLKKEIELYKLTGQSVINNEKHLPSVSVDLIVASLLPPTWEGGDEISKMKGIIEWANKQRAPTMAIDQPPSAVINATPWLDVKCTLSADLPLAYGDRDGKLYLYSLSTPRKIFQSLGIEYDSPFGSKFVITLHESC encoded by the exons ATGAGTGGAAAGTATTTAGGCTCATATGTGACAGTCGACTGTGGAGAGTTATTCGGTTGTTATCAAGGGCAAGTAAGTAATGTGGATACCCTTAACCAAACACTTACTTTGAAAGATGTTTGGAAGAATGGTTTAAAATCATCTATTGATGATGTAACATTGCTTGCTAAAGACATTCTTAGTCTAGCCATCATTCCTTCACCTAAGGATGACAAAATTGGGAATAGAGCAGAAGTTGAGCATTTAGAATCTCAgcggaataaaaacaaaaccagtGCCAGAGACTCACCCCGTAAGTTTGATGGTTATGGAAGTTCTTCTTCTCAGCCTGCCCCTCCAGACACACCAAACAagctaaataaaattaaaggaaGAGTTGGAAAAGATGATGTTTGCTTTGGAACTGATGTCAACATGGAAAAGGATTTTGACTTTGAAACCAATTTGGCACTCTTTGATAAGAAAACAGTAATGGGAGAGATACAGTCAGGAAAACAACAAGGTCCTCCTCTTGGTCCCGGAGCTAGAACAGTGTCCAATTTTAGACATGATGAAAATGTTCTGGAAACCTTACCACCCACATACCGCCAAATTCACCTTCCATCACCATCAACAAAGGAATTCCTTACTG ATACAGGATTAGTTGTACCCAGTGCAAGTCCTGAACTGAGAAAAGCAATGCAAGATTCCATGGAAAAACTAGGCATTAGTGTTGAAAGGAGATCAGAATCGATAGCTCGAGCAGTTGCCGAAGTTGCTCTTCACTTTGTTGGTGGTCCTCACCGCTTGACACCTAAAAATTCTCATCAAAAACCAGTTGTCGTAGTTTTATGTGGTAATCATCCAGAAGCTGCTGGTGCTGTTTGTGCTGCTCGTCATTTAGCCACTCTAGGAGTTCAGACGGTCGTCTACTTACAAACTTTGACTGTATCCCACTActtgaagaaagaaattgaactATACAAACTCACGGGTCAATCAGTCATTAACAACGAAAAAC ACTTGCCATCTGTCTCGGTTGATTTGATCGTTGCTTCTTTGCTTCCTCCAACCTGGGAAGGTGGCGACGAAATCTCGAAGATGAAAGGAATCATCGAGTGGGCGAACAAGCAGCGCGCTCCCACAATGGCAATCGATCAACCTCCATCTGCTGTTATTAATGCTACGCCTTGGTTGGATGTTAAATGTACTTTGTCGGCCGACTTACCATTAGCATACGGCGATCGCGATGGAAAATTGTACCTTTACTCACTTTCTACACCTCGCAAGATTTTCCAATCATTAGGCATAGAGTACGATTCACCTTTTGGCTCCAAGTTTGTTATAACCCTGCACGAGTCTTGCTGA
- the LOC124352545 gene encoding uncharacterized protein LOC124352545 isoform X2 → MTALVGTHGYVNPLYAESSTYRRAGQFACPSRLKVAGNITLNCQCGGVEVGPIPSNVNLKKERPVCISFTLEGHGDHNVKRVMRRRRGWVRTTRVTSLSSSKLWRRAAVGCCPQILHHRHYNLCCTSCITKEPEPIPSNVNLQKERPVLYVLQKVTEIIT, encoded by the exons ATGACAGCCTTGGTAGGTACCCACGGCTATGTCAATCCTTTGTATGCGGAG AGTTCAACCTACAGACGGGCcggccagtttgcatgtccttcaCGCTTGAAGGTCGCGGGGAATATTACGTTaaactgtcaatgcggtggtgtagaggttgg acccatccccagcaacgtcaacctaaagaaggaaaggccagtttgcatttccttcacgctcgaaggtcacggagatcataacgtaaaacgtgtcatgcgacggcggagaggttgggtgaggacGACACGTGTTACATCATTATCAAgtag TAAACTgtggcgtcgtgctgctgttggttgttgtcctcaaatactacaccaccgacaCTACAATTTATGCTGCACGAGCTGCATCACCAAAGAGCCCGA acccatccccagcaacgtcaacctgcagaaagaaaggccagttttgTATGTCCTTcagaaggtcacggagatcattacgtaa
- the LOC124352545 gene encoding uncharacterized protein LOC124352545 isoform X1 translates to MTALVGTHGYVNPLYAESSTYRRAGQFACPSRLKVAGNITLNCQCGGVEVGPIPSNVNLKKERPVCISFTLEGHGDHNVKRVMRRRRGWVRTTRVTSLSINCGVVLLLVVVLKYYTTDTTIYAARAASPKSPNPSPATSTCRKKGQFCMSFRRSRRSLRKTVNAVV, encoded by the exons ATGACAGCCTTGGTAGGTACCCACGGCTATGTCAATCCTTTGTATGCGGAG AGTTCAACCTACAGACGGGCcggccagtttgcatgtccttcaCGCTTGAAGGTCGCGGGGAATATTACGTTaaactgtcaatgcggtggtgtagaggttgg acccatccccagcaacgtcaacctaaagaaggaaaggccagtttgcatttccttcacgctcgaaggtcacggagatcataacgtaaaacgtgtcatgcgacggcggagaggttgggtgaggacGACACGTGTTACATCATTATCAA TAAACTgtggcgtcgtgctgctgttggttgttgtcctcaaatactacaccaccgacaCTACAATTTATGCTGCACGAGCTGCATCACCAAAGAGCCCGA acccatccccagcaacgtcaacctgcagaaagaaaggccagttttgTATGTCCTTcagaaggtcacggagatcattacgtaaaactgtcaatgcggtggtgtag
- the LOC124352587 gene encoding protein ecdysoneless-like, translating to MAQTSSHVQLDESVEYWLFPNISEGEDELEKLEAFRTRCFTFIHDQSRNYIWHEDSINLNIIPNRTAAGDSPPHLYGKTRFGCNVEDEWFIVHLLRSFSVTENDVVIRIVDSDGEFLLVEAADSLPRWANPETCINRVFIHGGQVHIISIADRPSSITPLPSGQPSLMDAVHIVRSMPHLTIAPAPIQEPIHQRIDKCVSQIDSSLHRCNVFVPAGVAALLQSYPTLVAPAIHAFCQRDASQLQVIRAMRFFPPETRVWTSVTFTKCLYAMLVHRNYQPDHRTGWSLPPIGDSKRTGSDLGMKLAIGFELLANEESLHQKDDDYSLDMDSRWNRFLNTLKEKGFFQDFLDGSKPHNELMEKAREFYINSVGVEGPAKKPVILRLMQSVCADVDKFKKVESHLPADDDDSWLSVDPATLDQILGDKFGLLGVDDDEAKADILPKLETFLNRTSDYEGLTPANGRKKSRKLSHLAPPSRKTSTLSNASDASQLSTNIGFDPDSFASAMQGILDFALPEDNWDLESNSSCLSSYSEEEEGDELVDKEMNKYMQTMDQELLTTDVHRTSVDNPTRKESVMSEGCESFSDVENFQPVKIDSAALESLLASYTMQRGGPGPASILLNQLNLSRSQVSASKKQTD from the exons ATGGCGCAGACCAGCTCGCACGTGCAATTAGACGAATCCGTCGAATATTGGTTATTTCCCAATATATCCGAAGGTGAGGACGAGCTGGAAAAGTTGGAAGCATTCCGAACGAGATGTTTCACCTTTATTCACGATCAAAGCCGAAATTATATTTGGCACGAAGACTCAATCAACTTGAATATAATTCCCAATCGGACTGCTGCTG gtGACAGCCCTCCCCATCTGTATGGCAAGACTCGATTTGGATGCAACGTGGAGGACGAATG gtTCATCGTCCACCTTCTTCGCAGCTTCTCCGTGACCGAAAACGACGTCGTCATTAG AATTGTTGATTCAGATGGTGAATTCTTGCTGGTTGAAGCTGCCGATAGTCTTCCGCGTTGGGCCAACCCAGAAACTTGCATCAACAGG GTTTTTATCCATGGTGGTCAAGTTCATATAATCAGTATAGCTGATCGTCCCTCTAGTATCACTCCTTTACCGTCAGGCCAGCCTTCTCTGATGGACGCTGTTCACATTGTTCGTTCCATGCCGCACTTGACCATAGCACCCGCTCCCATTCAAGAGCCAATCCACCAGCGCATTGACaa GTGCGTATCTCAAATCGATTCCAGTCTTCACCGTTGCAATGTATTCGTGCCTGCTGGTGTTGCCGCTTTGCTGCAATCCTATCCGACTCTTGTAGCACCAGCTATTCATGCATTCTGTCAGCGCGATGCCTCTCAACTGCAG GTTATCCGCGCCATGCGTTTCTTTCCCCCAGAAACTCGAGTATGGACGTCAGTGACATTCACAAAATGTCTTTATGCTATGCTTGTTCACCGAAACTACCAGCCAGATCACAGGACTGGCTGGTCTTTACCACCGATTGGCGATTCCAAACGAACGGGTTCAGACCTTGGCATGAAACTT GCTATTGGATTTGAATTGTTGGCAAACGAGGAATCCTTACACCAAAAAGACGACGATTATTCTTTGGACATGGATTCACGTTGGAATCGATTCCTAAACAcactgaaagaaaaaggatttttcCAG GATTTCCTCGATGGTTCTAAACCACATAATGAGCTTATGGAAAAAGCTCGAGAATTTTACATCAATAGTGTGGGAGTAGAAGGACCGGCAAAGAAACCTGTCATTTTAAGACTGATGCAATCTGTTTGTGCCGATGTCGACAAATTCAAGAAAGTAGAATCCCATTTACCTGCGGATGACG ATGACTCCTGGCTATCTGTTGATCCTGCCACCCTTGATCAGATTCTGGGCGACAAATTTGGTTTGTTGGGagtcgatgatgatgaggcCAAGGCCGATATCTTGCCTAAACTTGAAACCTTCCTCAATCGGACGTCAGACTATGAAGGTCTTACGCCGGCCAACGGCAGGAAGAAATCCAGAAAGCTTTCTCACCTAGCTCCGCCTTCAAGAAAGACGTCAACGCTCTCAAACGCCTCTGACGCTTCCCAACTTTCTACCAACATTGGTTTCGATCCAGATAGTTTTGCATCCGCAATGCAAGGAATTCTTG ATTTCGCTCTGCCAGAAGACAATTGGGATTTGGAATCAAATTCTTCTTGTTTGAGCAGCTACAGTGAAGAGGAAGAAGGCGACGAGTTGGTAGACAAGGAGATGAACAAATACATGCAAACAATGGATCAAGAATTGTTAACCACGGATGTTCATCGTACTTCCGTAGACAACCCTACTCGCAAG GAATCCGTCATGAGCGAAGGTTGTGAGAGTTTCAGCGATGTGGAAAACTTTCAACCCGTAAAAATTGATTCTGCTGCTCTTGAATCCCTTCTTGCTTCCTACACAATGCAGCGTGGTGGTCCTGGTCCTGCATCTATTTTGTTGAATCAATTGAATCTTTCTCGGAGCCAGGTATCAGCCAGTAAAAAACAAACCGACTGA
- the LOC124352584 gene encoding xylosyltransferase oxt-like produces MTLNFLRCLMCRQFRTYFLLVIAMAFIFQSLLVFYLLAKVKDTEGPIEFGSSDSSRIHQVLVKEKELGVLGKSMCGSLSKTALSAIKRATTKKCKEELSDVACKLKNNQLVPERLPNYCPRKDSIAGSSLGCFHDNNQSRLLSSYGVKLPGLTIQKCVDLCAQSAFLYAGTHNGKECYCGNKKPSLEHLLTRTYCSVACDGQSSQTCGGVDATEIFDSGVPNRDSAKLHDPIVNGTAKIAFILTLNGRALRQVTRLLRVIYRPHHVYLIHVDARQDFLFRSLLQLELKYPNIRLTRQRQSSIWGGASLLDVLLQSMEQLLEIDSQWQFVFNLSESDFPLRSIESLEALLAANPGRNFLKSHGRQTRQFIHKQGLDRVFHQCERRMWRVGDRNLPAGIRIDGGSDWVGLARSVVEFVTSPTRSNDPLLRGLKELYRYTLLPAESFFHVLILNSKFCESYADNNLRMTLWRRSQGCLCQHRHVVDWCGCSPMVFRTTDWTHLTSVMAKSTVFFARKFEAAIDQSIMNRLEEQLTNSSLSYPGLDSYWECAYHMADLTPKTNHALLAVSISLAKHAISLLLQNSVVECSGLRPSRIIAITSYFRHDHYLGDLIHFEVDEKDVEFETLVKPLTKTTHFMDSPRILSTLQVGSDYDPKEQVLRNRLGVLSSSSKPAAIFKWTGHINSTTSSQMAHLVWFDPDDHVRAVHHVNVTDASKMSNQMLEIDTPLKPGVWLVAVIYDGKKIATTEFLIVPQTSDDSLQFDGKINEFQKSWGKYLPVDAKSATRREKALLMKKDISSYLDKTTADYYAIQDICYTGHPPECATIQYHDWQSCTSTDWSSFSQDPKSVLP; encoded by the exons ATGACGCTAAATTTCCTCCGCTGTCTCATGTGTCGTCAGTTTCGGACGTATTTCTTGCTTGTGATAGCCATggcattcatttttcaaagcctgCTTGTGTTCTACTTGCTGGCTAAAGTAAAAGATACTGAAGGCCCAATTGAATTTGGGTCTTCAGACTCATCAAGAATTCACCAAGttttagtgaaagaaaaagaattgggtGTCCTTGGTAAATCAATGTGTGGATCTCTGAGCAAGACGGCTCTTTCAGCTATCAAGAGAGCGACTACTAAAAAGTGCAAAGAAGAATTAAGTGATGTGGCGTGCAAACTAAAGAACAACCAACTTGTACCAGAGAGACTACCAAACTATTGCCCTCGAAAGGATTCAATTGCTGGAAGTTCTCTTGGCTGCTTCCACGACAACAATCAATCAAGGCTACTCTCCTCGTATGGTGTAAAACTTCCAGGATTAACCATTCAAAAGTGTGTTGACCTTTGCGCTCAGTCGGCGTTTTTGTACGCTGGTACTCATAATGGAAAGGAGTGCTACTGTGGGAACAAAAAACCGTCGTTGGAGCACCTTCTTACGAGAACCTATTGCAGTGTTGCTTGTGATGGCCAATCTAGTCAAACTTGCGGGGGTGTTGACGCTACAGAAATATTTGACTCAGGAGTACCCAACAGAGACTCAGCAAAACTGCATGACCCAATCGTCAATGGAACTGCTAAAATTGCGTTTATTCTCACTTTGAATGGGAGAGCGCTGAGACAAGTCACTCGCCTTCTTAGAGTTATATACAGGCCTCATCATGTTTATTTAATTCATGTTGATGCCAGGCAAGATTTCCTATTTCGCAGCTTATTGCAACTGGAATTGAAATATCCTAACATTCGTTTGACCAGACAGCGACAATCATCTATATGGGGAGGTGCATCTTTGCTGGATGTTCTCTTGCAATCCATGGAGCAATTATTAGAAATCGATAGTcaatggcagtttgttttcaatttgagTGAATCTGACTTTCCTTTGCGGTCTATTGAAAGTCTGGAAGCCCTTTTGGCTGCTAATCCAGGGCGAAACTTTCTCAAGTCACACGGGCGGCAAACTCGTCAGTTCATTCACAAGCAGGGATTAGACAGAGTATTTCATCAATGTGAGAGACGCATGTGGCGAGTGGGTGACCGCAATCTGCCTGCCGGAATCCGAATCGATGGTGGATCGGACTGGGTTGGACTTGCGCGTTCCGTCGTCGAGTTTGTCACATCGCCCACTCGCAGCAACGACCCACTTTTGCGTGGGTTGAAAGAACTTTATCGCTATACCCTCTTGCCAGCCGAATCTTTTTTCCATGTTCTCATCTTGAATTCCAAATTTTGCGAAAGTTACGCAGATAACAATTTGAGAATGACGCTGTGGCGGAGAAGTCAAGGCTGCCTTTGCCAACATCGCCACGTCGTAGATTGGTGCGGCTGCTCACCCATGGTATTCCGGACGACAGATTGGACTCATCTGACTTCAGTTATGGCAAAATCAACAGTATTCTTCGCTCGCAAATTTGAGGCAGCGATCGACCAAAGTATCATGAATCGCCTTGAAGAACAACTTACCAACTCTTCGTTGAGTTATCCAGGATTGGATAGCTATTGGGAATGTGCGTACCATATGGCTGATCTGACACCAAAGACAAATCACGCCCTTCTAGCCGTCTCCATTAGTCTGGCAAAACACGCAATTTCTCTTCTGTTGCAAAATAGTGTCGTCGAATGTTCAGGACTGAGACCAAGTCGGATTATCGCCATCACTTCTTATTTTCGACATGATCATTACTTGGGCGATTTGATCCACTTTGAAGTAGATGAAAAAGACGTCGAGTTTGAGACCCTAGTCAAGCCTCTAACAAAGACCACTCACTTTATGGATTCCCCGAGAATTCTTAGTACTCTACAAGTTGGATCAGATTATGATCCTAAAGAACAAGTCCTCCGAAATCGCTTAGGAGTTCTCTCGTCTTCTTCCAAACCCGCTGCGATTTTTAAATGGACCGGACATATCAACTCTACTACTTCATCTCAAATGGCTCATTTAGTATGGTTCGACCCTGATGACCACGTTAGAGCCGTTCACCATGTAAATGTGACCGATGCTTCCAAG atgaGTAATCAGATGTTGGAAATCGATACACCTCTTAAGCCAGGAGTGTGGCTAGTCGCCGTCATCTACGATGGAAAGAAAATTGCTACGACAGAGTTCCTGATTGTTCCTCAAACTTCCGACGATAGCTTACAAttcgatggaaaaattaacGAATTTCAAAAGTCGTGGGGAAAGTATTTACCTGTTGACGCCAAGTCAGCAACTCGCCGAGAGAAGGCATTATTAATGAAAAAAGACATATCATCTTACTTGGATAAGACGACGGCAGATTATTATGCCATTCAAGATATTTGCTATACGGGTCATCCACCAGAGTGTGCGACCATCCAATATCATGACTGGCAGTCGTGCACTAGCACGGATTGGAGTTCTTTCTCTCAGGATCCAAAATCTGTACTGCCGTAA
- the LOC124352589 gene encoding alpha N-terminal protein methyltransferase 1-like has translation MDNGELSKDVKVDSKESAFYVDAAKYWEQVPPTVDGMLGGLSSISDIDLKGSQRFLNSLYQLVECPGKERALDGGAGIGRVTQGFLMKNFPVVDLVEQDKQFLDEAEKALEPTNHKGQFFNIGLQKFTPEACVYDIMWVQWVLGHLTDDDLISFFIRCKSGLKPKGLLVLKENLTSSGEVEMDSTDSSVTRPRALIIELIKKAGLRVIKEQKQQRFPHELYEVRMFAIQPE, from the exons ATGGATAATGGAGAACTTAGCAAGGATGTCAAAGTGGATTCGAAAGAATCGGCCTTTTATGTAGATGCGGCAAAATACTGGGAACAAGTACCTCCCACAG TTGATGGAATGTTGGGTGGACTTTCAAGTATCTCAGACATTGACCTTAAAGGATCTCAACGTTTCCTCAACTCATTATACCAG CTTGTTGAATGCCCAGGAAAAGAAAGAGCTTTAGATGGTGGAGCTGGCATTGGACGGGTAACTCAAGGCTTTTTAATGAAGAATTTTCCTGTTGTAGACTTGGTTGAGCAAGATAAACAGTTCCTAGATGAAGCTGAAAAAGCTTTGGAACCAACAAATCATAAAGGTCAATTTTTCAATATAG gctTGCAGAAATTTACACCTGAAGCCTGTGTTTATGATATAATGTGGGTGCAATGGGTATTGGGTCATTTAACTGATGACGATTTGATATCTTTTTTCATCCGTTGCAA ATCTGGTCTCAAACCAAAGGGTCTTcttgttttgaaagaaaacctCACTTCAAGTGGGGAAGTGGAAATGGATAGTACTGACAGTTCAGTGACCAGACCACGTGCACTAATTATTGAATTGATTAAGAAAGCTGGGCTCCGTGTCATTAAGGAACAGAAACAGCAACGATTTCCCCATGAACTATACGAAGTACGTATGTTTGCGATACAACCAGAATAG
- the LOC124352588 gene encoding casein kinase I-like, protein MTMELRVGNKYRLGRKIGSGSFGDIYLGTNIATGEEVAIKLECIKTKHPQLHIESRFYKMLQGGVGIPAVKWCGSEGDYNVMVMELLGPSLEDLFNFCSRRFSLKTVLLLADQLVCRIEYIHSKNFIHRDIKPDNFLMGLGKRGNLVYIIDFGLAKKYRDARTNAHIPYRENKNLTGTARYASIHTHVGIEQSRRDDLESLGYVLMYFNRGSLPWQGLRAATKRQKYEIISEKKMSTSVEELCRGYPAEFATYLNYCRSLRFEEKPDYPYLRHLFRNLFHRQRFTYDYVFDWNMLKFGGAQKPASGANGSSSNGLATANSALPVAPNPVSMPVDVAASSEDKEQRARAYRNTPIAQWVGQTATLPPERPVQPATNPPAPTRPSFSHPTNPLPATSASWAARSRAARTQQ, encoded by the exons ATGACTATGGAATTAAGAGTCGGAAACAAGTATCGACTAGGAAGGAAGATCGGTAGTGGTTCATTTGGTGATATTTATCTCG GCACCAACATAGCCACTGGAGAAGAAGTTGCTATCAAGTTGGAATGCATCAAAACCAAGCATCCCCAGCTTCACATTGAATCAAGGTTCTACAAAATGCTGCAGGGTGGGGTGGGAATCCCTGCTGTAAAGTGGTGTGGTTCTGAAGGGGACTACAATGTCATGGTTATGGAGCTTTTAGGACCTAGTTTGGAAGACCTCTTCAACTTCTGCTCCAGGAGATTCTCACTCAAGACAGTACTCCTTCTAGCTGATCAACTTGTTTGTCGAATTGAATATATCCATTCTAAAAATTTCATCCACAGAGATATTAAACCTGACAATTTTCTTATGGGACTAG GTAAAAGAGGTAACCTTGTTTATATTATTGACTTTGGTCTGGCCAAAAAATATCGGGATGCCAGAACCAATGCCCACATTCCCTACCGagagaataaaaatttgactGGTACTGCAAGATATGCTTCAATTCACACCCATGTTGGAATTG AACAAAGCAGACGTGACGATCTAGAAAGTCTTGGTTACGTTTTAATGTATTTCAACCGAGGTTCATTACCCTGGCAAGGCTTGCGTGCAGCAACTAAACGACAAAAATACGAAATCATTTCAGAAAAGAAGATGTCTACTTCTGTTGAGGAGCTCTGTCGTGGATATCCTg CTGAATTTGCCACATATCTCAACTACTGCCGGTCGCTTCGTTTCGAAGAAAAGCCAGATTACCCGTATTTGAGACACCTCTTCCGGAACCTGTTCCACCGGCAACGTTTCACATATGATTACGTATTTGACTGGAACATGCTCAAATTTGGTGGTGCTCAGAAGCCAGCTTCTGGAGCTAATGGAAGTAGCAGCAATGGCTTAGCAACAGCTAACTCAGCCCTCCCTGTAGCACCAAATCCAGTGTCAATGCCTGTTGACGTAGCCGCATCTTCTGAAGATAAAGAGCAGAGGGCTCGAGCCTACAGGAATACACCCATCGCTCAGTGGGTGGGCCAGACAGCGACTCTCCCACCTGAGAGACCTGTACAGCCAGCGACCAATCCCCCAGCCCCCACACGGCCCTCGTTCTCGCATCCTACTAACCCCCTGCCTGCAACGTCCGCTTCGTGGGCTGCACGTTCCCGTGCAGCTCGTACCCAACAGTGA
- the LOC124352585 gene encoding RNA-binding protein 28-like encodes MNPSSVKKEASIVTKANTSKKRPPNKRGRIIIRNLSFKATEEAVKNWFEKYGEIEDVKLLKKPGGTLVGCGFVQFKTVPCAATAIKECNAKPFLGRQIAIDWAIPKQQYATLNNKTDEVPNIEPQEKKNDRKDEESDDEENNDEDNNDEEEQDGEASDSEVENGSGEEESPKKEEAWKGDNSEIEKKSDVAEGKTLFIRNLDFSTTKDSLKNFMEKFGSVHYALLCMDKIMERPKGTGFVKFRDSESAQKCLEESRNPYLQLDGRILDVALAVTREDLDHKKQEAEKKEHKDKRNLFLAREGFIRPGTLAAQGVSPTDMAKRQQNELWKKQMLRNLHMFISRERLVVHNLPPSLTDQKLSKLFKNHSSPDAKIVEAKIMRDLKAVGEGNVHPSKGHGFVKFTKHEDALLALRNINNNPTLFSKDRRPIVEFSVENRAAVKAKLNRVQKSLENVKKGKDEKIASTNATAELPVQEFSGAKADPKIKGLPSHRGPKIRHRKRPSPPDAEVVPSKKPKIRRKMFKNPENRKASAKKKEGVAKTKSTKKKAAGSVTTGASKMAKVTSGKKGKWFDS; translated from the exons ATGAATCCCTCttcagttaaaaaagaagCTTCTATTGTTACTAAAGCAAACACATCAAAGAAGAGACCACCCaataaaagaggaagaataaTTATTCGCAATTTATCTTTCAAA GCAACAGAAGAAGCTGTTAAAAACTGGTTTGAGAAATATGGAGAAATTGAGGATGTGAAATTATTAAAGAAACCTGGTGGCACTTTAGTTGGCTGTGGTTTTGTTCAATTTAAAACAGTTCCATGTGCGGCTACAGCAATCAAAGAATGCAATGCAAAACCATTTCTTG gaaggCAAATAGCTATTGATTGGGCCATACCAAAACAACAGTATGCcactttaaataataaaactgaCGAAGTTCCAAACATTGAGCcgcaagagaagaaaaatgacagaaaagatgaagaatctgatgatgaagaaaataatgatgaagataataatgatgaagaagaacaagatggAGAAGCTTCTGATTCTGAAGTTGAGAATGGTTCCGGTGAAGAAgaaagtccaaaaaaagaagaagcttggaagggtgataattctgaaatagaaaagaagagtGATGTAGCAGAAGGAAAGACTCTTTTTATCAGAAATTTGGACTTTTCAACCACAAAAGACTcgttgaaaaatttcatggAAAAATTTGGTAGTGTTCACTATGCATTGTTGTGTATGGATAAAATTATGGAGAGACCCAAGGGCACTGGATTCGTAAAATTTAGA GATTCGGAATCAGCTCAAAAGTGTTTAGAAGAGTCTCGAAATCCATATTTACAGTTAGATGGACGCATTTTAGACGTGGCCCTTGCAGTTACTCGGGAAGACCTCGATCACAAAAAGCAAGAAgctgaaaaaaaggaacataAGGATAAGAGAAATCTATTTCTTGCTCGCGAAGGAT TTATTAGACCTGGTACCTTAGCCGCTCAAGGAGTTTCTCCAACTGACATGGCGAAAAGGCAACAAAACGAACTATGGAAAAAGCAAATGCTTCGAAATCTCCACATGTTTATTTCACGGGAACGATTGGTTGTCCATAATCTTCCACCCTCACTTACGGATCAAAAGTTGTCTAAGCTTTTCAAGAATCATTCATCCCCAGATGCCAAAATCGTAGAG GCTAAAATTATGCGCGACTTAAAAGCTGTTGGTGAAGGAAACGTACATCCATCCAAAGGGCATGGATTTGTAAAGTTTACCAAACACGAAGACGCATTACTGGCATTGCGTAATATCAACAACAATCCcactttgttttcaaaagataGG cgaCCTATCGTGGAATTCAGTGTGGAGAATCGTGCTGCCGTAAAAGCCAAACTGAACCGTGTTCAGAAAAGTcttgaaaatgtaaaaaaagggaaagatgaAAAAATCGCATCTACCAATGCGACTGCTGAACTACCCGTTCAAGAATTCAGTGGAGCAAAAGCTGACCCTAAGATTAAAGGACTACCATCGCATAGAGGACCGAAAATTCGACATCGTAAACGACCTAGTCCCCCCGATGCTGAAGTTGTTCCATCAAAGAAACCGAAAAttcgaagaaaaatgtttaaaaatccCGAGAATCGCAAAGCGTCCGCTAAGAAGAAAGAG GGAGTTGCTAAGacaaaatcgacaaaaaagaaagctgCTGGTAGTGTAACAACTGGGGCTTCTAAAATGGCTAAAGTTACATCTGGGAAGAAAGGGAAGTGGTTTGATTCGTAA